A genomic stretch from Acetobacter ascendens includes:
- a CDS encoding efflux transporter outer membrane subunit encodes MKRLLLSGLSVLVLSGCTVGPSYHKPQVKAPADWRATQPPAESQITMASTDPQWWTLFHDPVLTTLENEVAASNLDLKAASLRLMQSQAERRIASAAQFPHAEANASYGRERASTNGVLGLLGTMEREQAGSIASGSQGFGPTALPGSVGNPSFNLPQYGMNASWEVDFWGHVRRQVEAATAAMHETEEMRRDILVSLMAETAQDYIDLRAIQTQIGILQHNIQIAKDSVKLTTLRFEQGAATRLDVAEATGQMHTFEARLPPLQAQATHMLNALSFLVAREPGALDAKLGPPGPIPLVPALVPVGLPSELAERRPDIRMAADHLHAATASIGVAIADFFPRVTLSGSLDVQALQFSGLGSWASRQYGFGPTATLPLFEGGRLTGQLHLRKAQQKEAATMFQRTVLKAWQEIDDAMADFTAAQRRRDELAEAVHENEIAVDTAKAQYVQGSSDFLNVLTLQNALLSSQSALADATARVAGAVTHLYRAVGGGWEGMYPEKTKAKKHV; translated from the coding sequence ATGAAGCGTCTTCTTCTTTCCGGCTTATCTGTGCTGGTGCTTTCTGGCTGCACAGTCGGGCCAAGCTATCATAAGCCGCAGGTTAAAGCGCCAGCAGATTGGCGCGCAACGCAACCACCAGCAGAAAGCCAGATTACGATGGCTTCAACAGATCCGCAGTGGTGGACGCTGTTTCATGATCCAGTGCTAACAACGCTGGAAAATGAGGTTGCAGCTTCCAATCTGGATCTTAAAGCAGCCAGCCTACGTTTGATGCAAAGCCAAGCAGAGCGGCGGATTGCCAGTGCCGCACAGTTTCCGCATGCCGAAGCCAATGCATCTTATGGGCGTGAACGGGCCAGCACCAATGGTGTTCTGGGTTTGCTGGGCACCATGGAGCGTGAACAGGCAGGATCTATTGCATCTGGCTCTCAGGGGTTTGGGCCAACGGCTTTACCCGGAAGTGTTGGCAACCCATCATTCAACTTGCCTCAATACGGTATGAACGCATCGTGGGAAGTGGATTTTTGGGGGCATGTAAGGCGGCAGGTAGAAGCAGCCACAGCAGCCATGCACGAAACGGAAGAAATGCGGCGCGATATTCTGGTATCTCTTATGGCAGAGACAGCGCAGGATTATATAGATTTACGCGCGATACAAACGCAGATTGGTATTTTGCAGCATAATATTCAGATTGCAAAAGATAGTGTAAAACTCACAACATTGCGGTTTGAGCAAGGTGCCGCAACACGTTTGGATGTGGCGGAAGCTACCGGCCAGATGCATACATTTGAAGCACGATTACCACCTTTGCAGGCGCAGGCAACGCATATGCTGAACGCTTTAAGCTTTCTGGTTGCGCGTGAGCCAGGCGCACTGGATGCAAAACTTGGGCCACCAGGGCCCATCCCGCTTGTGCCTGCTTTGGTGCCAGTTGGTTTGCCATCCGAACTGGCAGAACGCCGGCCAGATATCCGCATGGCGGCAGATCATTTGCATGCTGCTACAGCCAGTATTGGTGTAGCCATTGCAGATTTTTTTCCGCGAGTCACATTGTCTGGTAGTTTGGATGTGCAGGCCCTTCAGTTTAGTGGTTTGGGGTCATGGGCATCCCGCCAGTATGGTTTTGGCCCCACGGCAACATTACCTTTGTTTGAAGGCGGGCGGCTGACAGGCCAGTTGCATTTGCGTAAGGCGCAGCAGAAGGAAGCTGCAACCATGTTCCAGCGCACGGTTTTAAAAGCGTGGCAGGAAATTGATGATGCCATGGCCGATTTTACGGCTGCTCAGCGTCGGCGTGATGAATTGGCTGAAGCCGTGCATGAAAACGAAATTGCAGTGGATACGGCCAAGGCTCAATATGTGCAGGGATCATCCGATTTCTTGAATGTGCTGACATTGCAGAATGCACTTTTATCTTCTCAAAGTGCATTAGCAGATGCCACGGCCCGCGTGGCAGGGGCTGTCACGCATCTTTACCGTGCAGTAGGGGGCGGCTGGGAAGGGATGTACCCAGAAAAAACGAAAGCAAAAAAACATGTGTAA
- a CDS encoding pirin family protein, giving the protein MITIRRAPTLGSAHSDTLMLRCHFAFADYQDPAYTHDGRLRVLNLGTLKSAQAYHLGPEANVDILTWVSAGNLTSNVDGFEQEEIGTRGLHLFSTGTGYKGLEWRAGPDGATFIQFWFMADVEGVSPAQETRASFPQLEDGGFRILASGFPEDDPEEESQITDGAPVALTARARLLHAAIPAAEGAAYSTTPGRDLYLLVVSGTVTINGNVLRCDDAAAITDQQDMVVIAQEKTELLLADVAAK; this is encoded by the coding sequence ATGATAACAATCAGGCGTGCACCTACGCTAGGCAGTGCACATTCAGATACGCTGATGCTCCGCTGCCATTTCGCATTCGCCGATTATCAAGATCCGGCATACACGCATGATGGGCGTTTGCGTGTGCTGAATCTTGGCACGCTTAAGTCAGCGCAGGCGTATCATCTGGGGCCAGAAGCCAATGTAGATATTCTAACATGGGTATCTGCAGGAAATCTGACGAGTAATGTCGATGGTTTTGAACAGGAAGAAATAGGCACGAGAGGACTGCACCTTTTTAGTACGGGCACGGGGTACAAAGGGCTGGAATGGCGTGCTGGCCCAGATGGTGCCACGTTTATTCAGTTCTGGTTTATGGCAGATGTAGAGGGCGTATCCCCTGCGCAGGAAACTCGTGCAAGTTTTCCCCAATTGGAAGATGGTGGTTTTAGAATTCTTGCATCAGGTTTTCCAGAAGATGATCCAGAAGAAGAAAGCCAGATTACGGATGGTGCTCCGGTTGCCTTAACAGCGCGTGCACGTTTGTTACATGCAGCCATACCTGCGGCGGAGGGGGCTGCTTATAGCACTACCCCAGGGCGCGATCTTTACCTGCTGGTTGTATCTGGCACTGTCACTATAAATGGAAATGTTCTGCGTTGTGATGATGCTGCCGCAATAACGGATCAGCAGGATATGGTTGTGATCGCTCAGGAAAAAACAGAACTTCTTTTAGCTGATGTCGCGGCTAAGTAA
- a CDS encoding IS5-like element IS12528 family transposase, which translates to MWTPAQRGRMAGITRKTKRYPSDLTDEEWERIAPLMPPANRRGRKRTTDFREIINALRYLVRSGCGWEMLPVHFGPWQTVYWWFRRLMRRFLFQTIHDVCLMLDREATGRETSPSGGVIDSQSIKAPHAKTRGYDAGKKIVGRKRHIAVDTDGRLLLVQLTTADISDSAGGQMILDAIRKRWPWVKHLFADGAYDRLQLMDKATFLDFTVEIIRRSETAKGFEILPRRWVVERTFGWMIRWRRLVKDYEQRIDVAEAMIHIAMGSLMLRRNAHP; encoded by the coding sequence ATGTGGACGCCAGCACAACGAGGCCGCATGGCCGGAATTACACGCAAGACGAAACGCTATCCGTCTGATCTGACAGATGAGGAATGGGAGCGCATAGCGCCTCTGATGCCCCCTGCGAACCGGCGTGGTCGGAAACGGACAACCGATTTCCGTGAGATCATCAATGCTCTGCGCTATCTCGTGCGCTCAGGCTGCGGTTGGGAGATGCTTCCGGTTCATTTTGGCCCATGGCAAACGGTTTACTGGTGGTTCCGCAGGCTGATGCGCCGTTTCCTGTTCCAGACCATTCATGATGTCTGTCTGATGCTCGATCGTGAAGCGACAGGACGCGAAACCAGTCCATCGGGTGGTGTCATTGATAGCCAGAGTATCAAGGCACCCCACGCAAAGACACGTGGTTATGACGCAGGCAAGAAGATCGTCGGTCGGAAACGTCACATCGCAGTTGATACGGATGGCCGCCTTCTCCTGGTCCAGCTGACAACAGCCGATATTTCGGACAGTGCAGGAGGACAGATGATCCTTGATGCCATTCGCAAACGCTGGCCTTGGGTGAAGCACCTGTTTGCCGATGGAGCCTATGACCGCCTCCAGTTGATGGATAAGGCCACTTTTCTCGACTTCACAGTCGAGATCATCCGGCGGTCAGAGACAGCAAAAGGGTTTGAAATCCTGCCGCGTCGGTGGGTTGTGGAACGGACCTTCGGTTGGATGATCCGCTGGCGTCGCCTTGTGAAGGACTACGAACAGCGGATCGACGTCGCAGAGGCCATGATCCACATCGCCATGGGAAGCCTCATGCTACGCCGAAACGCTCATCCGTGA
- the arsC gene encoding arsenate reductase (glutaredoxin) (This arsenate reductase requires both glutathione and glutaredoxin to convert arsenate to arsenite, after which the efflux transporter formed by ArsA and ArsB can extrude the arsenite from the cell, providing resistance.) produces the protein MSVTLYHNPSCGTSRTVLGLIRDAGIEPEIILYLKQPPTRAELENILAKGKLSARDILRSKEALCKELKLDAPSISDAQILDAIAEHPKLLNRPVVVTLKGAKACRPADVVLELL, from the coding sequence ATGTCAGTTACTCTTTACCACAACCCTTCTTGCGGCACTTCACGCACAGTTCTTGGCCTTATTAGAGACGCTGGTATTGAACCGGAAATTATCCTTTATCTGAAACAGCCTCCAACCCGCGCAGAATTGGAAAACATTCTTGCTAAAGGAAAGTTGAGTGCGCGCGATATTTTGCGCAGTAAAGAAGCTTTATGTAAGGAACTGAAACTTGATGCACCCAGCATCAGCGATGCGCAGATACTGGATGCTATTGCAGAACACCCCAAACTTCTCAATCGTCCCGTTGTGGTCACACTCAAAGGAGCAAAAGCCTGCCGACCGGCAGATGTTGTGCTAGAGCTGTTATAA